From Verrucomicrobiota bacterium, the proteins below share one genomic window:
- the pabB gene encoding aminodeoxychorismate synthase component I, which produces MPVIELKVTQRLSNVFGWATQKRHCLWLDASSGGRGSEWSILSWDPIETREGPAEDLVSWMDEWAEKLRKYPSEKVPFCGGLMGHLDYQNQMPPYPSNERFRPTGWLGLYACALIEHAPSQTLFAVAGPWVDDADAILEAWVGKVPFSSTLREHKQLGKRSTMPSANVTKDQYMTAVRKCREWIASGDIYQVNLSQRFHCKWNGSAEELYRSLRQSNPAPYSAYVDCGKRKIFSSSPELFLAIDSSGWIETRPIKGTRPRSSDPTTDQLQAEALMSSEKEQAELLMIVDMERNDLGRICEPGSVSGEISFALESYASVHHLVGTVQGRLKEHLTWREILGAVFPGGSITGAPKVRAMEIIRDLESEERNAFCGTIGFLSVGGCARWSIAIRTIEMKGDAVDFGVGAGIVWDSDPAMEYEETLEKARKLFVALGWSLEEWKDR; this is translated from the coding sequence ATGCCAGTTATCGAGCTGAAGGTGACCCAACGTCTTTCTAACGTCTTTGGATGGGCAACCCAGAAAAGGCATTGTCTATGGCTGGATGCATCTAGCGGTGGGCGTGGCTCGGAATGGTCGATACTGAGTTGGGATCCCATCGAGACAAGAGAAGGCCCCGCGGAAGACCTCGTGTCGTGGATGGACGAATGGGCTGAAAAACTTCGAAAATATCCGTCTGAGAAAGTTCCTTTTTGCGGAGGCCTGATGGGGCATCTGGATTATCAGAATCAAATGCCACCTTATCCTTCGAACGAACGTTTTCGCCCGACTGGTTGGCTCGGACTCTATGCTTGTGCACTCATTGAGCATGCACCGTCACAAACGCTTTTCGCGGTCGCTGGACCATGGGTTGATGATGCTGATGCAATTTTGGAGGCTTGGGTAGGGAAGGTTCCCTTTTCTTCTACACTTCGAGAGCATAAGCAGTTGGGCAAGCGTAGCACGATGCCTTCTGCAAACGTCACAAAAGATCAATACATGACGGCTGTGAGAAAGTGCCGTGAATGGATCGCTTCAGGGGACATTTACCAGGTTAACTTGTCTCAGCGGTTTCATTGCAAATGGAACGGTTCTGCTGAGGAGCTTTACCGCTCCTTACGGCAGTCGAATCCCGCTCCTTACTCTGCCTACGTGGATTGCGGTAAACGAAAGATTTTTTCCAGTTCTCCCGAATTGTTCCTAGCGATAGATTCGTCCGGCTGGATTGAAACTCGCCCGATCAAAGGCACTCGACCTCGCAGCTCGGATCCAACGACCGACCAGTTGCAGGCAGAGGCACTAATGAGTAGTGAAAAAGAGCAAGCAGAGTTACTCATGATTGTAGACATGGAGCGGAATGATTTGGGGAGGATTTGCGAACCCGGATCGGTATCAGGGGAAATTAGCTTCGCTTTGGAGTCTTATGCTTCGGTCCATCACTTGGTGGGAACAGTGCAGGGGCGTTTGAAGGAGCATTTGACGTGGAGAGAGATTTTGGGTGCCGTTTTCCCGGGAGGCTCAATAACTGGTGCGCCAAAAGTCAGGGCTATGGAGATTATCAGAGACCTGGAGTCTGAAGAGAGGAATGCCTTTTGCGGGACGATTGGCTTTCTCTCCGTAGGGGGATGTGCTCGCTGGAGCATCGCTATCCGAACGATTGAAATGAAGGGGGATGCGGTCGATTTCGGCGTTGG
- a CDS encoding COX15/CtaA family protein has product MTVVAGPDLMHSEHPSHIQPRFSPLLFGVSIVALVWSAVLLFAGGFTTSIGAGMAFLDWPLSNGSLNPEGWTQNADQMAEHSHRLAGMIIGILSLIIAVSFHRIEKRKSVRWIAYALVLFVIAQGVLGGLRVLLDNLNTGADSNAVARSFAIAHAMGAQGVVLTLASLVVLSCPGWFRTSTRSHRLSSVQLLGYTALGFLIVAILIGAVMRHNGAGLAIQTFPAAAPDGSWLPSSDNFGVWVHFLHRTLGILGGILVLAFSLVAASQKTLPYQARALAVGSAFLTGIQIWLGLLILETMRNPHVTTLHMLNGAALVATLWSSIFWSHRSLIPSEKPAPSSVSSRKPYAA; this is encoded by the coding sequence GTGACAGTTGTCGCCGGTCCTGACCTAATGCATTCAGAACACCCCTCACATATTCAACCAAGGTTTTCGCCTCTTCTATTTGGCGTTTCGATCGTCGCGTTAGTCTGGTCAGCGGTTCTCCTCTTCGCCGGAGGCTTTACGACAAGTATCGGTGCAGGAATGGCTTTTCTCGACTGGCCACTTTCCAATGGTTCCCTGAACCCAGAAGGATGGACCCAGAATGCCGATCAAATGGCGGAGCACAGTCATCGCCTCGCGGGAATGATTATCGGAATCCTGTCCCTAATCATCGCCGTCTCATTTCACCGCATTGAGAAGAGGAAGTCGGTCCGTTGGATCGCCTACGCGCTCGTCCTATTTGTAATCGCACAAGGAGTGCTTGGTGGTCTTCGAGTTCTCCTCGACAATCTAAACACGGGAGCGGATTCGAACGCAGTCGCTCGATCATTCGCCATTGCTCATGCGATGGGTGCTCAAGGCGTGGTTCTTACACTTGCCTCCCTCGTCGTCCTATCCTGCCCGGGCTGGTTTCGTACCTCGACCCGCTCTCACAGACTTTCGTCTGTTCAATTGCTCGGCTACACCGCCTTGGGGTTTTTGATTGTTGCCATCCTCATTGGAGCAGTCATGCGCCACAACGGAGCCGGTTTGGCTATCCAGACCTTCCCTGCTGCTGCACCTGACGGTTCATGGCTTCCTAGCAGCGATAATTTCGGCGTGTGGGTTCACTTTCTTCACCGCACTCTTGGTATTTTGGGAGGTATTCTGGTTTTGGCCTTCTCACTCGTCGCTGCGTCACAAAAAACTCTTCCCTACCAAGCAAGGGCTCTTGCGGTCGGTTCAGCTTTTCTCACAGGCATCCAGATTTGGTTAGGACTCCTGATTCTCGAAACTATGCGTAATCCTCACGTGACCACCCTCCACATGTTGAATGGGGCTGCTCTGGTTGCTACTCTCTGGTCTTCGATCTTTTGGTCACACCGCTCCTTGATTCCCAGCGAGAAACCA
- the folP gene encoding dihydropteroate synthase — MSPWPNEAWGSRTFLMGILNITPDSFSDGGEFSSVQKGVQHALDMVAAGADFIDVGAESTRPGAVEVPAEEEWLRLEPVLSALRDSVDVPISVDTYKAEVAEKALSAGAAIANDIGGLQMDERMAEVIASAGAGAVVMHNSRNQDVTGDIISSICVFFEESLRRADRAGISRDRIVLDPGIGFGKSVEENLTILRSIDRLRSFGYPLLLGASRKSVIGMTLDLPVDQRLEGTLATTVAGIAGGVDVVRVHDVEANLRASRMSDAIFRNE, encoded by the coding sequence ATGTCTCCATGGCCTAATGAAGCGTGGGGTAGTCGGACATTTTTGATGGGGATACTGAACATAACCCCGGATTCATTTTCGGACGGCGGTGAATTCAGCTCGGTTCAAAAGGGGGTTCAGCACGCCTTGGATATGGTCGCGGCAGGCGCGGATTTTATTGACGTTGGCGCCGAGTCAACACGACCTGGAGCGGTCGAGGTTCCAGCGGAAGAGGAGTGGTTGCGGCTTGAACCGGTTCTTTCAGCGTTGCGGGATTCTGTGGACGTGCCGATTTCAGTCGATACCTACAAGGCGGAGGTTGCCGAAAAGGCACTTTCTGCAGGAGCAGCTATTGCGAACGACATCGGAGGTCTTCAGATGGACGAAAGAATGGCAGAGGTCATTGCTTCAGCCGGGGCTGGTGCAGTAGTGATGCATAACTCCCGCAATCAGGATGTGACAGGCGATATCATTTCCAGCATCTGCGTTTTTTTTGAAGAAAGTCTGAGGCGTGCTGATCGTGCCGGGATCTCACGAGATCGAATTGTCCTCGATCCGGGAATTGGGTTTGGAAAGTCGGTCGAAGAGAATCTCACTATTCTCCGGTCGATAGATAGACTCCGTTCCTTTGGCTATCCTCTCCTTTTGGGTGCTTCGCGGAAATCAGTAATCGGCATGACTCTTGACCTTCCAGTGGATCAGCGACTGGAGGGAACGCTTGCAACCACGGTGGCGGGAATTGCTGGCGGAGTGGATGTAGTACGCGTGCATGATGTTGAGGCAAACCTGAGAGCGTCGCGTATGAGTGATGCGATTTTTCGCAATGAGTAA
- the folB gene encoding dihydroneopterin aldolase — MSKDADRIFLRGLAFFGFHGNIPLEAVHGQRFYVDLEMRMDAGRASATDHLEDTIDYSAVYEAVRCLVETERFNLLETLAEKVAQAILEKFALVSSVVVEVKKPQAPLPGIFNEVSVAVERWRKE, encoded by the coding sequence ATGAGTAAGGATGCTGACCGGATCTTTCTGCGGGGCCTCGCGTTCTTTGGCTTTCATGGAAACATTCCTTTGGAAGCTGTGCATGGACAACGTTTTTACGTGGATCTAGAAATGAGGATGGATGCGGGCAGAGCCTCAGCCACTGATCACCTGGAAGATACGATTGACTACTCCGCGGTTTACGAGGCGGTCCGGTGTCTCGTCGAGACAGAGAGATTCAACCTTTTGGAAACTCTAGCTGAGAAAGTCGCCCAAGCGATCCTTGAGAAATTTGCCTTGGTCTCTTCGGTTGTTGTTGAGGTAAAAAAACCGCAGGCGCCGCTTCCGGGAATTTTTAATGAGGTGTCAGTAGCCGTCGAGCGGTGGCGGAAGGAGTAG
- the folK gene encoding 2-amino-4-hydroxy-6-hydroxymethyldihydropteridine diphosphokinase has protein sequence MAEGVVKAYLALGSNLGNRERNFAQALQLLENRSKISLGNGSAVFQTPAVGPGEQEEYWNGVVEVFTTFTANELLKEVLAIESAMGRVRRERWGPRIIDLDILLFGDEEIQSKSLEIPHPRITERAFVLLPLSQLVPSWIVSEKSVEEWVKRCSTQGIFEVKDSVYACQLSS, from the coding sequence GTGGCGGAAGGAGTAGTAAAGGCTTACCTGGCGCTGGGAAGCAACTTGGGGAACCGTGAGCGCAATTTTGCGCAGGCTCTTCAGCTTTTGGAAAACCGTTCGAAGATTTCTTTGGGCAACGGGTCAGCGGTATTTCAGACGCCTGCCGTAGGTCCAGGCGAACAGGAAGAGTATTGGAACGGAGTTGTTGAAGTCTTCACGACCTTTACAGCAAATGAGCTCCTAAAGGAAGTTCTCGCGATTGAGTCAGCAATGGGTCGAGTTCGCAGGGAGCGGTGGGGACCGAGAATCATTGACTTGGATATACTTTTGTTTGGGGACGAGGAAATCCAAAGTAAAAGTCTCGAGATCCCCCATCCTCGCATAACGGAGCGGGCCTTTGTGCTGCTACCGTTGTCGCAGTTGGTTCCCAGTTGGATAGTATCTGAGAAATCCGTAGAGGAGTGGGTAAAGAGATGTTCAACACAGGGGATATTTGAGGTGAAGGATTCGGTTTACGCATGCCAGTTATCGAGCTGA